Within the Candidatus Culexarchaeum yellowstonense genome, the region CTAACAATAATGGATTTACAAGACTCATCAATACTCCTATAAACATAATCGCCAACTAAAACCATATTGTGGAGGGAGAAGAATAAAGCTGATAATAGGATTAGAATGGAAAATGAGAATTCAATGGTTTCAGACATACCTAACCACCATGAATTGAAATCTCAATGATCCCACCATAACACTTCAACTTCAAAATTATAGTGCCACCATAAACTTTCAGATAAGACTCTGAAACCCTAACATATGGTGGCAAACTGATCGAATAAGCTGATTCACCTTCACCAACGATTATAACTCCACAACCATCATTATTGACGAGTCTCAAAACATATGGGGATGAAGACAGCCTATAGGGGAGGATAATTCTCAATTCAACATCCTCAACTCCAGGGTAGCTTGCTAAGCTAAGCATCCCATTGATGGATGAATAGATTAATGCACATGTAAGCCTATTACTTTCAAACTTAAGCCTATCAACACCACCATAAACTATTATACCAAAACAGTATGTAAATGATGAGCAAACAATAATTGAGATGACCAGTAACAGTGAGAATTCAACACTCTTAAATTCAACCACCATTTAAACGATTCAAAATAGTATTTAAAGACGACTCAAATAATTATTATTCAACTATTTTATTGGGAATTCATGTCCACATCTTGGACATTTAGCATAGCCACATGAACCTAGAACCGAATACTCGCATCCACCACATGAAAATGTTCTGGAATACGTTAAATCGAACTTATACCCACAATTTGGACAAACAAGTATTTTAGAGCCGCCAGACCTAAACCTCAAACCCCACACCAATAAGCAGATTGGTGGAATCTTAAAGATAAATCTTTCACACAACCATCAAGACATTATTAATATATGGAATTCAAGAATAATACTTTGAGAATTGAATGATGAACGAGATATACTACGCTAGATTCATAATTGCAGCAATAGGATTAACCATATCATCATGGCAAGATTGGAAGAGTAGGGAGATAAATGATTTAATATGGGTTTTCATGGCAGCCTCCGGAACACCATTACTTATCTATGAAGCATACGTTAGGGGATCTGTACTCTGGATTATACTCTCAGCCACATCTATACTTTTCTCCATAGTAACTGGGTTGACACTATACAAACTGGACTTATTTGGTGGAGCAGATGCAAAGGCACTAATATCCCTAAGCATACTGATACCAGTAATGCCTGAGGAGCTATCCATAAAACTCAATACTCACCCAATAACGTCAATATCCATATTCAACAACTCAATACTACTATCCACAACGCCATCAATATATCTGCTATTAAGAAATACATGCAGAGTGGCAATGGGGGAGAAGATATTTACAGGATTGGAGGAGGAGAGTATAGTTAAGAAGATCTTGGCAATGATGACTGGATACAGGATGAGTTTAAGCGAACTTAAGGATAGGAGATTCCTATACCCAATAGAGGAAGTGAAGTTGGAGAATGGAATTATTAAGAGGAGGTTGAGTATAAGGGTTGGAGCATCATCAAGTGAAGAGAAATTGGAGGATATAATAAATCTTTATGATAATGGAGTATTAGAGGGGGATGTATGGGTCACCCCAGCCTTACCACTAATAATATTCATAGCCATAGGCACACTCATAACCTTCACATACGGAGACATTGTAATGAAAATTATACGTATCCTAGGCGGTATACGATTCAGTTCAAGGTAAAAGTATTTTTATTGGACTTAGACCCAAATTAACATATAATTTGAAAAGGGAATCCAGCAATTCAAAATAATTCATGGATTCAAAATAATGAAGATGACTTGGGCACTTACAGTCGGAACACCCAAAACCAATTATTGGAGCACCATTAAGTGTTTTAAGTATGGCTTCGGCCACATTACATTCAAACCTAAAATCACTATGAGATGCACATAAACCCTTCACATCAACCACGTCCACTGACAATAAGTAGTCCACATGCCACCTCAACTTCTTACCATACCTCCTCAAATGTCTTGAAACCCTATTATACAACCCAAATTTCCTACTGAGAGCCGAACCAGTATAAGTGTACAAGCCAGCTCTAAAGTGAATTAAACCCATACGGCCAACCTCAACGCTGAAATCCCGTGAAGCAAGAATTACAAGTGTGTAAGTTCCACCATCAAGGGGTTTAAGCTCCTCCAGCAAACCATGAAACACTAAAATTAATTAATGCGATACCAATAAATAAGTTATCGGGCTATGAGGAGGAACTCGGGTTCTGAGTTTAATGAAGACGTTAGACCATCTGAGCCTGCGCAACGATGAATAATGGGACAAAGCGCTGATCCATGATGAAGCCGCTATAAATGAGTTGCGCAATTAAATGTTATTGGAGAATCATTTGGGAGTAAACTCTTTTGGCTTGATCCAAGCATACCTAGTGGGGGTATTCTTCACTATCTCAAATATCTGCTCCCAAGTTAAACCATACTTATTGGCAAGTTCATCAAAAGTATACTTGTAATGCACCCATTCATAAAAGATCCTATGCCTCAAATCTTCAGGAATACTTGAAACATCTGAAGCACCACTCTCACTCATACAAACCACAAAGTGAATGATGTGTTATGGAGGTAAATAATATTTTCGCAACCTTAAACCAACAAAGATAAATATTTGTCTTTGACTCTAAGCATTAGGTAAGGTGTAAGTTAGATGACTGCTAAGAAGATAATTGTGGTTTCAGCATCATGGGAGGAAGCTTCAAAATATGTTAGGAAGGCTGTATCTGAATTAGCTAAAGAGAGGGGAATTGAGGTGGAGTTTAAGGAGGAGGACTATGAATTCCTAGACAAATATGGTGTGAAGAACGAATATGGTGGCATAGATATACCCCAAGTATTCATACAAGATGAGGGGGGAGTGAAGTACATAATGTCCAGGGTGCCATTAAATGAAAGGGGGCAGCCAGATATAAATGCAGCTAAGAAGATAATTCTGGAGGCTATGGGTGAAAAAGTTTGAAGAGCATAGTAATACTCTCCGAAAATGGAAACGTCAAGATATACAAGGAGATGGACCTAGACCTAGATAAAGCTGTGAAGGAGATGGCTAAGGAAGCAATGGAGTTATGGGATAGCGGCAAATCAGACTTCATAATAATAAGAGACAGTTACCCAATGGAGATAAAGCTACCATTGACTAATGAGGAGTATGAAGTGTACTCAAAATTGAGTATCCAGAGAACCCAGCAGAAGACAGTTATAGTTGAGCTACCAATATACGTAATATCATTCGACAATGAATGGTTTGATGATGAATATAAGGATAACAGGGTATTCGTAGTAACCATAGGAGTCCCATTTAGGGAGGAAGCTAAGAAGGAGATAATGGATTGGTGCAGTGAAATGACCTCAAAAGAAGCTGAAGAAGAAGAGGAAGAAGAATAAATTCAACTGCCAAAAATCCAAAATCTTTTCTTCCTATCAGTGGATGATGAAGCCATCTGCTTAGCCTTCTTCCTAGCCTCCTTAGCAGCCCTCTCCTTCTCCTTCTCAATCTCCACAAGCTCTTCAATCCTCTTAATAAGATCTTCAACTGCAGACCTATCGTGGAAGAGTGCTGTTACCTCATCAACCGTTGGACTTGTAGTTATAGCTTTAATGTAGGGGAATAGGTAGAATATAGCCAGTTCAGCTCCAATAAAGCTTAATGGTTTGAATGTTTCAAGAAGCATTATAGCGGGAGTTTCAAGACCACGCTTAACTACCTCTGTGGCAATCTTATCTATAAGCTCCTTCCTCCTCTCAGGCGTTAATTCTAAATTTACATATGCCAATTACAAGCACCCCATAAATATTTAGTTTAAACATAGGATAATTAACTTTTCCATCATGTGTGCATAAGTAGGTCTTTAAGTCTAGACTCAGCTGATTGCCTATAAGACTTAATTACCTCAGGGAAGTTTTCAGCAGTATTGACGTTTTCCTCTAGGATGGCATAGTATTTTTGATGGGCGCCTGGAATATTATCCCTTAGAGCCTCATACAATTTCATTCCAATTTCAGCAGCCTTCTCACATTTAGGGTCGTGGGGTATAAAGCTACTTGAGAAGAATGAGAAGACATTTGGCTTATCCCCAGATTTCCTCAAATTCTTAATTTGCTCAGATATTCTACCCTCAACATATATGCCTGAAGCCCTCTCCTCAGCATACCTCTTAATACAACACTCGGGGTATCCAAGTATACTCCCAAGTTCACTAACAAACTTTGAGGAAAGCTCCTCAGGATACGCCAGTAAGGATGGTGGTAAACTGACATTTTGCATCTGATATATTACCTTCCTAATCTCCCTCCTAATATAAAATAAATTCTTCAACCTCTTACCCACACTCTTATCCTTAAATAGATAGACTTCACATATGCTTGGCCTAACCTTATCCATCTCCATCCTCAAACCAAGCTTCTTAGCCCAATACTCATGAGCCTTAAATACATCGGAATCCAAAACATACTTCTTAAACAATTCATCAATCTTCTTCCTCAACTCAATTATCAACTCCCCCCTCAACTGTATATCCCTAGTGGACATTATCAAAGCCAAATCATCCTTACATTCAAAGTCAATTTTAGCGCCAATCTCCCTAGCATTTGGAAGCTCCGCAATCATGGTGAAGAAGGATGCTGGCCTAACATCAAAATAAACTGAGAGATAATCTTCCAATTTAACCCTATCCAGAATACGTTTATCCTCCATAAATGACTTCAACAATTCACTCATGAAATCACCAAAATACTCATATAAAAATTGCATAAACATGTAAATAAGTGTTGGGGGTTTGAATGGAAGGTAGAATGCCCAGATTGGAGGAATATGCTGCAGGCGCATTCCTTGCAGACGCACCTGGATGGCTCATAATATCCCTAATATCATACATCACGGAATACATGAAGGAATTGTTGTCAGCTACTGAAGCAATAATAGTGACCACATTCCTAATATCAACAGCAATTTCAAGCTACCTAATATGTAGAGTGGCATATAGGGATAGGATGAAGATTGGTTTAACTATTGGATTAACATCTGTAATGTTGAACATACTTTTCCTATCAATTTTCGGCAGGATGCCAATATCCCTCGTAATAGAGCTTTTAATTGTTCAAGTATTTGGGGGGACTTTGGGGGCATACGTGGTGGAGAGGAAAGCATCTTAAACTACTTCTTGGAGAAGAATTTATCAAGACTTCTAACCCCAAATATCTCATCCAAATTTATCCCTATAGCTTCAAGAATCTGCCTCAAGGTAGTCTCCATATGCCCAACATATTTATCCACATCAACCTCATCAATCCTGGCAAGCTGAATAGGCTTAACCCCCATATCCCCCTTAACCTTAACATATGATATTATGTCTCCAGCTCCAAGCTTCCTCGATTGAAACTTCTCAAGAAGCTTTGCAGCCTTAACATGCTGGGGGGTGGTTTTAACGTAGTGATCAAGATCCCTTGAAAGCTTAACTCTAAATGCGAGGTCATCAAGGTTGAGCTCCCTACACTTCAACTTAACATAGTAATCCCTAACCACACTCCTAATCTTCAATTTAGCCTCCTCAAAATCTCTTGGACTCTGAACCTTCCCAAGTATTTCCACAACATCCATGAATAACTTCTTCAAGAATTCAGGCGTATTCCTCTTCTTACCCACAAGACCCTTAATGTCCACGGAGCCATCATTGAATACACCGAGATAATTCTTCTTAAGACCTGAGAATGTTACGTACCTGTAAACTTTATCCACATCCAAATCTATCTTAAACTCGCCAATAGACCAATCTATCAAGCGTTTAACCTGATCCTGTGTTGGTTGATATAGGAATATGCTATCGGTATCGCCGTAGAGTACATCAACGCCGAGAGCTTTAGCCTTCTCAATGGTCTTGGAAATCACATATCTACCGATGGCAGTAATGCTCTCAGCCACAGGTGGACAGTATAATGGGAAATTCTCATCCCCCATAACTCCATAACTGGCATTGAGAAAGACCTTCAAACCCTGCTCCACAACGGAATACCAAGTCCTCACAGTGGGATCTAAACTTTTATCCTTAGCCTTAGGTTTAAACCAGTAAACCCTCATATTCCTAAGCATCCCAATTATGGTTGAGGAAAGCCCCCTCCTCTTGGTGCATATCCAATGCGGGAGTTCCGGAACCCTATTCCCCCTACACTCCTCATGTGGACAATTTATAGTCTCATAGGATAAATTCCACCTATATAGCACTGAGGGGTATAGGGATGCGAAATCCAGCACGGTAACGTTGAAGTATATTCCAGGCTTAGGTTCAATCACTATAGCCCCCATATACTTCTTACCCTTAATCAAAGCCCTAGTTACTGAAACCCCCTTAGCTGCAATTATATCCTCCTTTGATGGTATCAAGTAATTCCTCCTCCTATGCTCATAATAGAGCATATTCCTAATCCAAACTGAAACCCCCCTCCTAACAACATCACCCATACTAAGCTTACTAATCCTCATCAACAGCATTATCAACTTCATAACAATTCCATCATTGA harbors:
- a CDS encoding GIY-YIG nuclease family protein, whose amino-acid sequence is MLEELKPLDGGTYTLVILASRDFSVEVGRMGLIHFRAGLYTYTGSALSRKFGLYNRVSRHLRRYGKKLRWHVDYLLSVDVVDVKGLCASHSDFRFECNVAEAILKTLNGAPIIGFGCSDCKCPSHLHYFESMNYFELLDSLFKLYVNLGLSPIKILLP
- a CDS encoding DUF483 domain-containing protein codes for the protein MSELLKSFMEDKRILDRVKLEDYLSVYFDVRPASFFTMIAELPNAREIGAKIDFECKDDLALIMSTRDIQLRGELIIELRKKIDELFKKYVLDSDVFKAHEYWAKKLGLRMEMDKVRPSICEVYLFKDKSVGKRLKNLFYIRREIRKVIYQMQNVSLPPSLLAYPEELSSKFVSELGSILGYPECCIKRYAEERASGIYVEGRISEQIKNLRKSGDKPNVFSFFSSSFIPHDPKCEKAAEIGMKLYEALRDNIPGAHQKYYAILEENVNTAENFPEVIKSYRQSAESRLKDLLMHT
- a CDS encoding DUF2286 domain-containing protein — its product is MKSIVILSENGNVKIYKEMDLDLDKAVKEMAKEAMELWDSGKSDFIIIRDSYPMEIKLPLTNEEYEVYSKLSIQRTQQKTVIVELPIYVISFDNEWFDDEYKDNRVFVVTIGVPFREEAKKEIMDWCSEMTSKEAEEEEEEE
- a CDS encoding prepilin peptidase — translated: MMNEIYYARFIIAAIGLTISSWQDWKSREINDLIWVFMAASGTPLLIYEAYVRGSVLWIILSATSILFSIVTGLTLYKLDLFGGADAKALISLSILIPVMPEELSIKLNTHPITSISIFNNSILLSTTPSIYLLLRNTCRVAMGEKIFTGLEEESIVKKILAMMTGYRMSLSELKDRRFLYPIEEVKLENGIIKRRLSIRVGASSSEEKLEDIINLYDNGVLEGDVWVTPALPLIIFIAIGTLITFTYGDIVMKIIRILGGIRFSSR
- a CDS encoding DNA-directed DNA polymerase I — translated: MSVGGLDERVEEPSEEEEEAFRESFEEEELEVVPISVEEPKNTGPCVLLAVIYDGSVGKALCKLYDPSNGKIYYWHDNTGHMPYCLTDLTPEQVKRHAVAVHKGFRGVYEVEKYDPLRDRVLKFSKIVASDPLSIGGRKRSIREILPKAWEDRIPYNNCYIYDSGLIPGLYYMVVDGDLKPAPMEFPKDVASEILKFFNGEPKEVLDCVKDWLPLFLIPVPDIPRLAIDIEVLSTANRIPEPSKAEDQVICISCVSSNGLKRVFMLKREGIDEGVKPKTLPGDVEIRFFEDEGEMLREVFKLITSYPIIVTFNGDDFDLNYLRHRATNIGIKREEIPLAMGRNYVDVVPGVHIDLYKFFSNRSIQVYAFGNRYKDATLDAVATSLLGVGKITLDKLISDLSYYDLAAYCFRDAEITLNLTSFNDGIVMKLIMLLMRISKLSMGDVVRRGVSVWIRNMLYYEHRRRNYLIPSKEDIIAAKGVSVTRALIKGKKYMGAIVIEPKPGIYFNVTVLDFASLYPSVLYRWNLSYETINCPHEECRGNRVPELPHWICTKRRGLSSTIIGMLRNMRVYWFKPKAKDKSLDPTVRTWYSVVEQGLKVFLNASYGVMGDENFPLYCPPVAESITAIGRYVISKTIEKAKALGVDVLYGDTDSIFLYQPTQDQVKRLIDWSIGEFKIDLDVDKVYRYVTFSGLKKNYLGVFNDGSVDIKGLVGKKRNTPEFLKKLFMDVVEILGKVQSPRDFEEAKLKIRSVVRDYYVKLKCRELNLDDLAFRVKLSRDLDHYVKTTPQHVKAAKLLEKFQSRKLGAGDIISYVKVKGDMGVKPIQLARIDEVDVDKYVGHMETTLRQILEAIGINLDEIFGVRSLDKFFSKK